The Catellatospora citrea DNA segment AAGGGCCTGGCCAAGGGGCTGGCGAAGGATCTGGTGGGCACGCAGGCCTCCGGTGACCTCTACCGGATGGACAAGCTGGTCGTGCTCGGCATGGACGGCACGCAGCACGAGGAGCTGACCGCGCGGCTGGCCGCGGGGCCGGTCGACGTGACGCTGCGGGGCGAGGACGTCACCGACCGGATCGCCGCGTTCTCCTCGCGCGGCCCGTCGCTGCGCTTCGGCCTCAAGCCCGACCTGGTCGCGCCGGGTGTCGGCATCCGCTCCACGGTGCCGACGGCGCTGTTCGGGCCGGGGCAGTACCTGATGTCCGGCACCTCGATGGCCGCCCCGCACGTGGCCGGCGCTGCTGCGCTGCTGCGCCAGCTGCACCCGGGCCAGGAACCCGCGCAGGTGCTGGCCACGCTGACGGGCACGGCCAAGCCGGTGGGCGGCACGCCGACCGCGTACGGCGCGGGCCGGCTCGACGTGGCCGCGGCCGCGCGCACCACGCTCACCGCCGACCCCGCGTCCGTCTCGTTCGGACTCGCCGACCTGGGCGGCTCGACCGTGGGCGGCAGCGAGACCGTCAGCCTGCGCAACTCCGGCACGAGCGCGATGACCGTGCGCCTGCGCACCGGCGACAAGACCGTCACCGTCAAGCCGGACCGGGTGACCGTGCCGGCCGGACGGACCGCGAAGGTGACCGTCACGCTGCGGGCCGCGCGGCCCGCCGGGGACACCGAGCTGTCCGGCGTGATCACCGCCGACGGCGGCGCGGGCCGGGTCGCCCGGGTGCCGTACCTGCTGGTGGTGCGGCCGCTGATCGTGGCGGCGACGCCCGACCCCAGCGACGGCCACAGCACCGTGTGGATCGGCGCGCCGACCGGCCTGTCCGCCGCGCCCGTCGTCACCGTCGACCCGCCGCGCGGCCGGTCGTACACCGTGCCGGCGACCCACCGGTACGACGACGTGTACACCGCCGACCTCACCGGCGAGGACGCGGGCGCGTACCGGGTGAGCGTGCGCGGCACGGCCGCCTCCGGGCAGCGCCTGATCGGGTCCAGCGGGTTCGAGGTGCTGCCCGAGGACGTGCGGCGCAACAAGTGGGAGCCGGTCGGGCCGTACGGCACCGGCGGGCAGCTCGCCGTCACCCCGGCCGACGGCGCGGTCGGTGTCATGAGCACCGACTACAAGGCGGGCCCCTGGCTCACCACCGACCACGGCAAGAGCTGGAGCCAGCTCAACCGGCTCCCCGTCGCCGGGAACGCGGGCGTCGGCACGCCCGTGCTCGACGCGAAGAACGCCTCGCGCTGGTGGTACGCCGTCAACGACCCGCAGACCGGCGGGAAGATCCTGCGCACCACCGACCGGGGCCGCACCTGGCAGACGCTGCCCACCCCGGCCGGCTGGGTCGACGAGCTGGTCGCCGACGCGCAGACCCGCGTGCTGGTGGCGGTCATCGGCGGCGCGCTGTGGACCAGCGTGGACGGCGGCGACAGCTGGACGGCGACGCCGTCCGGGCTGCCCGGCGAGATCCAGCACGCGGCGATCGGCGGCGACGACCTCTACCTCGCCGACTTCGACGGCGTGTGGAAGCTGTCCGGCGTCGTCTCCGGCACGCCCGCCGCGGCCGTGCAGGTGTACGACAGCGCGTCGAAGTTCGTCGCCTCGCTGAGCGCCGACGACGGTGTCGTCGCGGCGGTGGTGTGGGGCGAGGGCGTGGTCGGCTCGCACGACGGCGGCAAGAACTGGTCCACGCTGTTCAGCCGTGAGTTCGGCCTGCACACGATGCGGACCTCGGGCGGCGACCTGTACGTCGCCACCCTGTCCGGCGAGGGCCTGGTCGGCCGCGACCACGGCCGCTCCTGGGCGTCGGTGCCGCTGCCGGCGCACGACGCGCTGGTCACCGACTACGACCGCTGGGCCGACGGCACGGCCACCACGGCCACCTCGGCCGGCCTCTACGCGACCGGGCCGGACGGTTACCGCCGCCTCGGCGTGCAGGGCACCACCGTGTACGACCTCGCCGTGGTCGGCGGCGACCTGGTGGCCGGCACCGAGAGCGGCCTCTACCGCACGGCGTCGCCCGCGACCGGCCCGGACTGGGGCGCGGCCGAGGGCGAGGGCTGGATCGGCGCGGGCGCGGAGTTCCTCGCCGTGTCCCCGGCCGACGCCCAGGTGGTCTGGAAGATCCGCCGGGCCGCCTGGGGCGACCAGTTCATGGTCGGCCGCAGCGACGACGGCGGCCGGACCTGGACCGAGGTCTACACCGGCACCGAGAAGCCGACCTCGCTGCTGATCCACCCCGCCGACCCGAACCGGGTGTACGCCGGCTTCGAGCGGCTGAGTGGCCAGGGCCTCACCGTCACCCTCGACGGCGGCCGGACCTGGAAGAACCTGTACCTGGACGAGCGGGTCAACGCGCTGGCCGGTGACCCGGCGGACGCGAAGCGGCTGTGGCTGGGCATGAACAGCGGCCTCTACCGCTCCGACGACGGCGGCGTCACCCTGACCAAGGTCGCCGACGGCCAGGTCACCGCGCTGCGGGTGGACGGCAGGCGGCTGGTGGTCGGCGGTCCGAGCATCCGGACCAGCACCGACGGCGGCCGGACCTTCCGCACCGCCGACACCGGTGCCCTGGACCTGATGGTGTCCGACTTCGCCGCCAAGGGCGACACCCTCTACGCGGCCACCACCACGTGGTCCGCGTACGGCCTGGCCAAGGGCGGCCGGGGTGTCCTGCGCAGCGTCGACGGCGGCCGGACCTGGCACAACATCTCGTCCGGCCTGCAGAACCTGGACGTCACCACCCTCGCGGTGAGCCCCGACGGCAACTGGCTGTTCGCCGGGACCCTCCGCGGCGGCATCCACCGCATCCCCCTCCACTAGGAGAAAGGAAGGGCACCTTCTTATCGCTCCGCGATGTAGAAGGTGCCCTTCTTAACGCCGTCCGGGACGCGGCTCAGTGGGAGTCGCGGGGGACCTCGGACCCGCGGCAGCCGGTGAGGAAGTCGAAGTCGGCGCCCTCGTCGGCCTGCTGCACGTGCGCGCGGTAGAGCCAGCGGTAACCCGACCGGTCCGCGGCCTGCGGGCGCTCGGTCCAGGACGCGGCCCGTCGCGCCAGCTCCTCGTCGGAGACCAGCAGGTCGAGCGAGCGCCCCGGCACGTCGAGCCGGATCCGGTCACCGGTGCGGACCAGGGCGAGCGGCCCGCCGACGGCCGCCTCCGGGGACACGTGCAGGACCACGGTGCCGAAGCCGGTGCCGCTCATCCGCCCGTCGCTGATCCGTACCATGTCGGTCACGCCCTGCCGGAGCAGCTTGGTCGGGATCGGCACGTTGGCCACCTCCGGCATGCCCGGGTATCCCTTCGGCCCCGCGCCCCTGACCACGATCACGTCGTCGGCCGCCACGTCCAGGTCCTCGTCGTCGCAGACCGCGTGGTAATCCTCGGGAGAGTCGAAGACCACGGCGCGGCCCTCGTGCGCCAGCAGGTGCGGCGAGGCCGCCGACTGCTTGAGCACCGCGCCGCGCGGGCACAGGTTGCCGGTCAGCACGGCCGTGCCGCTGCCGGCCGCCTGCAGCGGCTTGTCCCAGGGGCGGATCACCTCGTCGTTCCAGCACCCGGCGTCGGCGACCTCGGTCCCGACCCCGTGGCCGGTGACCGTGACCGCCGCACCGTGCAGCAGCCCCGCCTCGGCCAGCCGCCGCAGCACCACCGGCAGCCCGCCCGCGTAGCAGAAGTCCTCCATCAGGAACCGGCCCGAGGGCATCAGGTCGACCAGGGTCGGCACCTGCCGGACCAGCCGGTCGAAGTCGTCGAGGCTCAGCTCGACCCCGACCCGCCCGGCCAGCGCGAGCAGGTGCAGCACCGCATTGGTCGAACCGCCGATCGCGGCGTTGGCCCGGATGGCGTTCTCGAAGGACTCCCGGGTCAGGATCGCGCTGGGTCGCAGGTCCTCGTCGACCATCGCGACGATGCGGCGGCCGGCGGCCTGGGCCGTCTCGTAGCGGCGGGCGTCGACCGCGGGCCAGCTCGCCGAGCCGGGCAGCTGCATGCCGAGGGCCTCGGCCAGGCACGCCATGGTCGAGGCGGTGCCCATCGTCATGCAGTGCCCGTTGGAGCGGGCCATGCAGCCCTCGGCCACCGCGCACTCGGCGGCGGTCATCCGGCCGGCCTTCACCTCGGCCTCGAACTTCCAGACGTGCGTGCCCGATCCGACGTCCGCGCCCTGGAACTTGCCGTTGAGCATCGGCCCGCCGGTGACCATGATCGCCGGCAGGTCGACGCTCGCGGCGGCCATCAGCAGGCCGGGCGTGGTCTTGTCGCAGCCGGACAGCAGCACGACACCGTCGAGCGGGTTGGCCCTGATCAGCTCCTCGCCCACCATCGCGACCAGGTTGCGGTAGAGCATCGCGGTGGGGCGCATCAGCGTCTCGCCGGTCGCCATCACCGGGAACACCAGCGGGAAGCCGCCGGCCTGCCAGACGCCCCGCTTGACGGACTCGGCGACCCGGTCCAGGTGGGCGTTGCACGGCGCGAGCTCCGACCAGGTGGAGGCGATCCCGATCACCGGCCGGCCGTCGAAGACCTCGGGCCCGTGGCCCTGATTGCGCATCCACGACCGGTACACCATGCCCGAACGCCCCTCGGCGCCGAACCAGTGCCGGCTGCGCCGTGCCGGCGTGGCCTCCGCGTCCATGTCCACCTCCGGCCGTGCGCCGCCGTGCGGTGACCGGTTCGGTGCCGCGACGGCCGCGCTGGGATTACCTGCATCGACACACTAGGGTCTGCTGGCATGTCGGCACCACAGCGAAGGCCGGGCAGGTCGGGGCCGCGGCCGTGAACATCGTCAGATATCGGGTGGATGGTGCGCCGGACGCCCGGGTCGGGCTGCACGCCGACGGCGAGGTCACCGAGCTGCGCGGCGTGGCGTCGCTGGCCGAGCTGTGGCGGCTGCCGCTGGCGGAGCTGCGCGACCGGCTGGCCCGGCCCGAACCGGGTCCGGCGCTGCCGCTGGCGCAGGTGCGCCTGCTCGCGCCCGTCGACGGGACCACCGAGGTATGGGCCAGCGGCGTCACCTACCGCGTCTCGCGCGAGGCCCGGGTCGAGGAGAGCGAACGCGCCGCCGACGTGTACCAGCTCGTCTACGACGCGGCCCGCCCCGAACTGTTCTTCAAGTCGGCGGCGTGGCGGGTGCGCGGGCCCGGCCAGGACATCGGCGTGCGCGCGGACTCCGAGGTGGACGTGCCCGAGCCCGAGCTGGCACTCGTCGTCAACCGGTTCGGCGAGATCGTCGGGTACACGATCTGCGACGACGTGTCGTCACGCACCATCGAGGGCGAGAACCCGCTGTACCTGCCCCAGGCGAAGATCTACTTCGGGGCCTGCGCCCTCGGCCCGTGGATCACGCCCGTCTGGGAGGTCGCCGACCCCTACGACCTGGACATCACGCTGGAGATCACGCGCGACGGCGGCACCGCCTGGCAGGGCACGGCCGCCACCTCGCAGCTGCACCGGCGGCTCGACGACCTGGTCGGCTACCTGATGCGCGGTGACGTGCACCCCGACGGCGTGGTGCTGTCCACCGGCACCTGCCTGGTGCCGCCTGCGCCGTTCAGCCTGCGCGACGGCGACGCCGTGCGCATCACCGTCGGCGCGCTCGGCACGCTGGCCAACCCGGTCCGGCGGGGCATGCCGGTGACGGACGCGATGTGACCCGGCCCGGCAGCATGCACTGCCCGCACGACGAACAGGAAACGATGCACGACGAGATCCGCCGCCTGATGGTCGCCGCTCCGATGCCCGCGGTGGCCGTCAGCGTCTTCGACCGCACCACGACCCGGTTCAGCGAGGTGGCGGGCACGGCCGACGTCACCACCGGCCGGCCGGTCGGCCCGCACGACCGGTGGGACCTCGCCAGCGTGACCAAGATCCTGGTGACGCTGCCCGAGGTGCTGGCACGTCTCGACCTCGACAGCCCGCTCGCCGACGTGTGGTCTCCCGCGCGCGACCATCCCGTCGGCCGGGCGACGACCGCTCAGCTGCTCTCGCACCAGGCGGGCCTGCCCGCGGTCCGGCAGTTCTTCCGCACGGCCGCCACCAGGGAGGAGATCGTCGCGCAGGCCGTGGCGACCCCGCTGGTGCGCGCGCCCGGCAGCGGGGCGGAGTACAGCGACCTCGGGTTCCTGCTGCTCGGTGAGGCGGTCCAGGACCACGCCGGGCTGAGCCTGGCCGAACTCGCCAGGCGGCGCAGCGGGCTGAGCTACGGTCCGGTGCCGGGTGCCGCCGTGGCCACCGAGCTCTGCGCGTGGCGCGGCCGGCTGATCGTCGGCGAGGTGCACGACGAGAACGCGTACGCCATGGGCGGGGTCGCCGGCCACGCCGGCGCGTTCGGCACCCTCGCGCAGGTCACCGCGGCGGCGCAGGCCTGGTTGGCCGGCACGGTGGCGCCGTCGCACCTGCACCGCGCCGCGTCCCGCTGCTGGGCGGAGAACGCGGCGGACGAGCGCTTCGGGCTCGGCTGGTGGCTGCCGCCGACCCGGGGCATCTGCGGGCCCTCGGCGGGCGCGGACGCCTACGGCTGCTCGGGTTTCGTCGGCAACCGGATCTGGCTGGAGCCCGCGCGCGGCTACGGGGTGGTCGTGCTCAGCAACCGCGTGCACCCCTCGCGCGAGCACCCGGAACGGTTCCGGGACTGGTGCGTCGCGCTGCTCGAAGCCGTGGCGGCACACCACCGCTGACCGCCGGCCACCCGGTCAGAACGAGCAGTTGACCAGGTGGCACTCGGGGGTCAGCGCGACGTCGAACATGGCCTGCACCCCGTCGCGGATGTGCGCGGCGAACTTCAGCACGTCCGCGGTGGTCGCCCCGCCCCGGTTGGTGAGGGCGAGGGTGTGCCTGGTGGAGAGCGCCACGGTGCCGTTGCCCCACTCGGTCCCGTAGCCCTGGCCGAAGCCGGCGTGCTGGATGAGCCACGCGGCGTGCAGCTTCGTGCCCTCGGCGTCCGGCTGGCTCGGGCACGCACGGGCGCGCTCCGGCACCTCGGCGAGCACCGGGTTGAGGAAGAAGGAGCCGACGCTCCACGTGTCGTGGTCGGCGGGGTCGAGGACCATCTTGCGGGCCCGTCGCTGTTCCAGGACCGCCGCGCGCACGTCGGCTGGGTCCGCGGTGCCGCCGACCTCGATCGACAGCCGCTCGGCCACCGCCGGGAAGGTGACCGGGGCGGACTGCCCGCCGCGGCGGAGCCGGTACGTGACGTCCAGCACCACCCACCGGTCGCTGTGCTTGAAGACCGACTGCCGGTGGCTGCCGAACCCGCACCGCTCCGGTGTCCAGCGCTCCACCTCGCCCGTCGTCCGGTCGTACACGGACAGCGACTCCAGCACGTCGGAGGTCAGGGTGCCGTACGCGCCGACGTTCTGCACCGGCGTGCCGCCGACCGACCCGGGGATGCCCGACAGCGCCTCGACCCCGGCCAGGCCCTCGGCCAGCACCGTGCGGACCAGGTGATCCCACTCGACCCCGGCGGCGGCGGTGACCAGCTCGCCGTCGATGGCCAGCTCGGTCGACGCCATGCGCACGACCGTGCCGTCCCAGCCGACGTCGCCGACGACGAGATTCGAGCCGCCGCCCATCACCAGCAGCGGCTCGCCGGTCCGGTCCGCGTCGCGGAGCACCTCGATCGCGTGCGGCGTGCTGCGGGCGACTTCCAGCCGCCCCACCGGGCCACCGACCCGCATCGTGGTCAGGTCAGCAAACGTGATGGTCACGGGCCCGAGCCTACCGAGGGATCAGCGCACCCCGGCCGACGGCTCGGTCATCTCCGGGTGGGCTGGTTGAGGCGGATCATGTTTCCGGCCGGGTCGCGGAACGCACAGTCCCGGACGCCGTACGCCTGGTCGGCAGGCTCCTGGAGCACCTCGGCGCCGGAGGCGCGGATGTGCTCGAAGGCGGCGTCGACGTCGTCGGTGGTGAAGATGAGCCCGCGCAGCAGACCCTTGGCGAGCAGGTCGTACTCCTTCTGCTTGTCCTCGGCGGAGGCGTCCGGGTGGGACTCGGGCGTCTCGATGGTGATCTCCAGGTCGGGCTGGCTCGGCGGCACGACGGTCACCCAGCGCATGCCCTCGTAGCTGACATCGGTGCGGACCTGGAAACCGAGCACGTCGCGATAGAACCCGATGGCCTTGTCGTGGTCGTCGACGATGATGAAACAGTGTGAGACCTTGATGTCCATGCAGCTCACGTTACAGACGGGAGCCCGGCCCGGGCCGCACCCGCACTGAGCGGCGTCGCTGCGACCCGAGGCGAGCGCGGGGCAGGCGCGACGTCAGGCCCCCCACGCGGCCGATCAATATGGTGAAATGGCGCTCATGTCCAGCGTGCCGTTGTACGACACCATCGGGACCGCCTACACCGTGACCCGCCGCACCGAACCGCGCATCGCCGCGCAGGTCCTGGCTGCCCTCGGGGACGCCCGGACCGTGCTGAACGTCGGGGCGGGCACCGGGTCCTACGAGCCCCAGGACCGCTACGTCCTCGCGGTGGAACCGTCGGCGGTCATGCGTTCGCAGCGGTCCGCGGGCGCGGCGCCGTGCCTGGTGGGATCCGCCGAGAACCTGCCGTTCGACGACCAGTCCTTCGACGCGGCGATGGCCTTCGCCACCCTGCACCACTGGCCGGACCCGATCGCCGGCCTGCGCGAGCTGCGGCGCGTCGCCCGCCGCGTGGTGGTGTTCACCCACGACACCAGCGAAGCCGGGTGGCTGCACCGGTTCTGGCTGACGCGCGACTACCTGCCCGAGGTCGCGGACCTCCTGGTCGGCCGGCCTTCGGTGACCGACCTGGCCGACGCGATCGGAGCCCGGATGGAGCCGGTGCTCATCCCGTGGGACTGTG contains these protein-coding regions:
- a CDS encoding VOC family protein, with translation MDIKVSHCFIIVDDHDKAIGFYRDVLGFQVRTDVSYEGMRWVTVVPPSQPDLEITIETPESHPDASAEDKQKEYDLLAKGLLRGLIFTTDDVDAAFEHIRASGAEVLQEPADQAYGVRDCAFRDPAGNMIRLNQPTRR
- a CDS encoding S8 family serine peptidase codes for the protein MKLPPRFLAAGLSAVVVAGTLSAWSPADAATPAQQRRVIVLLAGDAAVASAPAGALRDAAGAAQVTGARQAVQDRQRAFLDGARGKGLRLTRERPLGLLVNAVAATVPADEVARLSALPGVLAVVPDAPVRAYTDVSVPLIGATEVWQRKDDTGTPAKGKGVTVAVIDSGVDYSHPDLGGGLGEGFKVVGGYDFVNGDADPMDDNGHGTHVAGIIAGKAAAPGGVTGVAPEANLLAYKAMNEWGEGWTSDIVASIEAAADPANPHRADVINMSLGGYGDGLDPLGLAATAATRAGVVVVAAAGNSGPGRDTVGTPAVADGVIAVGASTSNMVLPTAYAGGVRLQTYRGVLSANPAAKPVTGRLVDAGYGSAEELDAAGDLRGKVVRITGFAAPVLDYLTQWELDLAKELERRGALAVISGQADSGPVVAAADGSVPVAPSTSVKGLAKGLAKDLVGTQASGDLYRMDKLVVLGMDGTQHEELTARLAAGPVDVTLRGEDVTDRIAAFSSRGPSLRFGLKPDLVAPGVGIRSTVPTALFGPGQYLMSGTSMAAPHVAGAAALLRQLHPGQEPAQVLATLTGTAKPVGGTPTAYGAGRLDVAAAARTTLTADPASVSFGLADLGGSTVGGSETVSLRNSGTSAMTVRLRTGDKTVTVKPDRVTVPAGRTAKVTVTLRAARPAGDTELSGVITADGGAGRVARVPYLLVVRPLIVAATPDPSDGHSTVWIGAPTGLSAAPVVTVDPPRGRSYTVPATHRYDDVYTADLTGEDAGAYRVSVRGTAASGQRLIGSSGFEVLPEDVRRNKWEPVGPYGTGGQLAVTPADGAVGVMSTDYKAGPWLTTDHGKSWSQLNRLPVAGNAGVGTPVLDAKNASRWWYAVNDPQTGGKILRTTDRGRTWQTLPTPAGWVDELVADAQTRVLVAVIGGALWTSVDGGDSWTATPSGLPGEIQHAAIGGDDLYLADFDGVWKLSGVVSGTPAAAVQVYDSASKFVASLSADDGVVAAVVWGEGVVGSHDGGKNWSTLFSREFGLHTMRTSGGDLYVATLSGEGLVGRDHGRSWASVPLPAHDALVTDYDRWADGTATTATSAGLYATGPDGYRRLGVQGTTVYDLAVVGGDLVAGTESGLYRTASPATGPDWGAAEGEGWIGAGAEFLAVSPADAQVVWKIRRAAWGDQFMVGRSDDGGRTWTEVYTGTEKPTSLLIHPADPNRVYAGFERLSGQGLTVTLDGGRTWKNLYLDERVNALAGDPADAKRLWLGMNSGLYRSDDGGVTLTKVADGQVTALRVDGRRLVVGGPSIRTSTDGGRTFRTADTGALDLMVSDFAAKGDTLYAATTTWSAYGLAKGGRGVLRSVDGGRTWHNISSGLQNLDVTTLAVSPDGNWLFAGTLRGGIHRIPLH
- a CDS encoding UDP-N-acetylmuramate dehydrogenase, which produces MTITFADLTTMRVGGPVGRLEVARSTPHAIEVLRDADRTGEPLLVMGGGSNLVVGDVGWDGTVVRMASTELAIDGELVTAAAGVEWDHLVRTVLAEGLAGVEALSGIPGSVGGTPVQNVGAYGTLTSDVLESLSVYDRTTGEVERWTPERCGFGSHRQSVFKHSDRWVVLDVTYRLRRGGQSAPVTFPAVAERLSIEVGGTADPADVRAAVLEQRRARKMVLDPADHDTWSVGSFFLNPVLAEVPERARACPSQPDAEGTKLHAAWLIQHAGFGQGYGTEWGNGTVALSTRHTLALTNRGGATTADVLKFAAHIRDGVQAMFDVALTPECHLVNCSF
- a CDS encoding IlvD/Edd family dehydratase; translation: MDAEATPARRSRHWFGAEGRSGMVYRSWMRNQGHGPEVFDGRPVIGIASTWSELAPCNAHLDRVAESVKRGVWQAGGFPLVFPVMATGETLMRPTAMLYRNLVAMVGEELIRANPLDGVVLLSGCDKTTPGLLMAAASVDLPAIMVTGGPMLNGKFQGADVGSGTHVWKFEAEVKAGRMTAAECAVAEGCMARSNGHCMTMGTASTMACLAEALGMQLPGSASWPAVDARRYETAQAAGRRIVAMVDEDLRPSAILTRESFENAIRANAAIGGSTNAVLHLLALAGRVGVELSLDDFDRLVRQVPTLVDLMPSGRFLMEDFCYAGGLPVVLRRLAEAGLLHGAAVTVTGHGVGTEVADAGCWNDEVIRPWDKPLQAAGSGTAVLTGNLCPRGAVLKQSAASPHLLAHEGRAVVFDSPEDYHAVCDDEDLDVAADDVIVVRGAGPKGYPGMPEVANVPIPTKLLRQGVTDMVRISDGRMSGTGFGTVVLHVSPEAAVGGPLALVRTGDRIRLDVPGRSLDLLVSDEELARRAASWTERPQAADRSGYRWLYRAHVQQADEGADFDFLTGCRGSEVPRDSH
- a CDS encoding serine hydrolase domain-containing protein encodes the protein MHDEIRRLMVAAPMPAVAVSVFDRTTTRFSEVAGTADVTTGRPVGPHDRWDLASVTKILVTLPEVLARLDLDSPLADVWSPARDHPVGRATTAQLLSHQAGLPAVRQFFRTAATREEIVAQAVATPLVRAPGSGAEYSDLGFLLLGEAVQDHAGLSLAELARRRSGLSYGPVPGAAVATELCAWRGRLIVGEVHDENAYAMGGVAGHAGAFGTLAQVTAAAQAWLAGTVAPSHLHRAASRCWAENAADERFGLGWWLPPTRGICGPSAGADAYGCSGFVGNRIWLEPARGYGVVVLSNRVHPSREHPERFRDWCVALLEAVAAHHR
- a CDS encoding fumarylacetoacetate hydrolase family protein: MDGAPDARVGLHADGEVTELRGVASLAELWRLPLAELRDRLARPEPGPALPLAQVRLLAPVDGTTEVWASGVTYRVSREARVEESERAADVYQLVYDAARPELFFKSAAWRVRGPGQDIGVRADSEVDVPEPELALVVNRFGEIVGYTICDDVSSRTIEGENPLYLPQAKIYFGACALGPWITPVWEVADPYDLDITLEITRDGGTAWQGTAATSQLHRRLDDLVGYLMRGDVHPDGVVLSTGTCLVPPAPFSLRDGDAVRITVGALGTLANPVRRGMPVTDAM